One genomic segment of Marinitoga piezophila KA3 includes these proteins:
- a CDS encoding STAS domain-containing protein has protein sequence MEVIELPNKVTLDNVLTLINLTQQSFNNGNEILFDFSKVSFVDPFGANFLVLLIKNLENKGIKINVNILELNSDVFDYLNRMNFFDKLGIDYLEYPHVKHDSNNRFLEMKEIYSIEEIPDVEKHFQKVIKDEDLARFLGYQIRELLDNIFSHAESSIGALLMSQKYHSSSTEKIIFSVGDLGVGIPATLKPFFQNISMDHLLIEKSLDFGVSSKKNSGIYFGSDHRGAGLYYIKRYVQMNKWNLLVISKKGLYFIKRGKETIKKEFKYNIIDGTLFALSINNENIFDYDILHEMLLNETSEYLNKNVNSDIILDEDFDEEW, from the coding sequence ATGGAAGTTATTGAACTACCAAACAAAGTTACTTTAGATAATGTTTTAACCTTAATTAATTTAACTCAGCAATCTTTTAATAATGGAAATGAAATTTTATTCGATTTTTCAAAAGTTAGTTTTGTAGATCCTTTTGGAGCAAATTTTTTGGTTCTTTTGATAAAAAATTTAGAAAACAAAGGAATTAAAATTAATGTTAATATTTTAGAACTAAATTCAGATGTGTTTGATTACTTAAATAGAATGAATTTTTTTGATAAGTTAGGAATTGATTATTTAGAATATCCACATGTTAAGCATGATTCGAATAATCGCTTCCTTGAAATGAAAGAAATATATTCAATAGAAGAAATACCAGATGTTGAAAAGCATTTTCAAAAAGTAATAAAAGATGAAGATTTAGCAAGATTTTTAGGATATCAAATCAGAGAATTGCTGGATAATATATTCTCTCATGCCGAAAGTTCGATCGGAGCTTTATTAATGTCTCAAAAATATCATTCCAGTTCTACTGAAAAAATAATTTTTAGTGTTGGTGATCTTGGAGTCGGAATACCTGCAACTTTAAAGCCTTTTTTCCAAAATATAAGTATGGATCACTTACTAATAGAAAAATCTTTGGATTTTGGTGTTTCTAGCAAAAAAAATAGTGGAATATATTTTGGGAGTGATCATCGGGGTGCTGGATTATATTATATAAAAAGATATGTTCAAATGAATAAGTGGAATTTGTTAGTAATTTCAAAAAAAGGGTTGTATTTTATAAAAAGAGGAAAAGAAACTATAAAAAAAGAATTTAAATATAATATAATAGATGGGACGCTTTTTGCATTGTCTATTAATAATGAAAATATTTTTGATTATGACATTTTACATGAAATGCTTTTAAATGAAACATCAGAATACTTGAATAAAAATGTAAATAGTGATATAATACTAGATGAAGATTTCGACGAAGAATGGTAA
- a CDS encoding DUF4041 domain-containing protein — protein MIKLMTFLTLISGSILGILISGIAKDITFNGMNVNNLLFYILGFLFLLEFIILFSKAMRMEIIKKDINKKNKLIKALKKEADSLINKAAEIERNLTGKEWTYKKKMAKAEKLKNEAKNIYEKIHNIEKEIEDLEFHLKELMGKKNNQDKNEDISYEGKINSKEEDKKYKEEPNSNVDIVLAKAQQKAQYIIAEAEKKAKEILGDAYENAKEKEQLEKKIEELRKIEKALRNTINGYGNEYIIPTYTVLDELIEEYGYSEASQKIKEIRKTMRKMIKDRTAAKCDYADHYRADNAKDFVIDAFNGKVATIMAKVKHDNYGILRQKIIDAFHLVNKLGKPFQNARVTNEYLQLKLDELKYATFLKELKLKDMEEQRRIREQMREEEKARREIEKALKEAQKEEEMLQKAMEKVRAELAVATEQQKAKYEAQLEKLKQKLEEAEARNQRAISMAQQTKAGHVYIISNIGSFGENVYKIGMTRRLEPLDRVRELGDASVPFPFDVHALIYSENAPELENRLHKFFEEKRMNKVNLRKEFFKVTIAEIKEFLEKEGIEAKWTIQAEAAEYRETLAIEEGLKKGTYTKDRFGHFVPVKLEEYERN, from the coding sequence ATGATTAAACTCATGACCTTTTTGACTCTTATTTCTGGAAGTATTTTAGGTATATTAATTAGCGGAATAGCTAAAGATATTACTTTTAATGGGATGAATGTTAATAACCTACTATTTTATATATTAGGTTTTCTTTTTTTATTAGAATTTATAATTCTCTTTTCAAAAGCAATGCGTATGGAGATTATTAAAAAAGATATCAATAAAAAGAATAAACTTATAAAAGCATTAAAAAAAGAAGCTGATTCTTTAATTAATAAAGCTGCTGAAATAGAAAGGAATTTGACAGGTAAAGAATGGACTTATAAAAAGAAAATGGCTAAAGCTGAAAAGTTAAAAAATGAAGCTAAAAATATTTACGAAAAAATTCATAATATAGAAAAAGAGATAGAAGATTTAGAATTTCATTTAAAAGAATTAATGGGTAAAAAAAATAATCAAGATAAAAATGAAGATATATCTTATGAAGGGAAGATAAACTCTAAAGAAGAGGATAAAAAATATAAGGAAGAGCCTAATTCAAATGTTGATATTGTTCTTGCCAAAGCACAACAAAAAGCGCAATATATTATAGCTGAAGCAGAAAAGAAAGCTAAAGAAATTCTTGGTGATGCTTATGAAAATGCAAAGGAAAAGGAACAACTTGAAAAGAAAATTGAAGAATTAAGAAAAATTGAAAAAGCTTTGAGAAACACCATAAATGGTTATGGGAATGAATATATTATACCAACTTATACTGTTTTAGACGAGTTAATTGAAGAATATGGATATAGCGAAGCATCTCAAAAGATTAAAGAAATTAGAAAAACCATGAGAAAAATGATTAAAGATAGAACAGCCGCAAAATGTGATTATGCAGATCATTATAGAGCAGATAACGCTAAAGATTTTGTTATAGACGCATTTAATGGAAAAGTTGCTACTATTATGGCAAAAGTAAAACATGATAATTATGGTATTTTAAGGCAAAAAATTATAGATGCATTCCATCTTGTTAATAAGTTAGGGAAGCCATTTCAAAATGCGCGAGTTACAAATGAATATTTGCAATTGAAATTAGATGAATTGAAATACGCAACATTTTTAAAAGAATTAAAACTTAAAGATATGGAAGAACAAAGAAGAATCAGAGAACAAATGAGAGAAGAAGAAAAAGCAAGAAGAGAAATCGAAAAAGCATTAAAAGAAGCTCAAAAAGAAGAAGAAATGTTGCAAAAAGCTATGGAAAAGGTTAGAGCCGAACTTGCAGTAGCTACTGAACAGCAAAAAGCAAAATACGAAGCTCAATTAGAAAAATTGAAACAAAAACTCGAAGAAGCCGAAGCACGAAATCAAAGAGCTATATCTATGGCACAGCAAACAAAAGCTGGTCATGTTTATATAATTTCAAATATAGGTTCTTTTGGTGAAAATGTTTATAAAATTGGTATGACAAGAAGATTAGAACCGCTTGATAGAGTTAGAGAATTAGGAGATGCAAGTGTTCCATTTCCATTTGATGTTCATGCTTTAATTTATAGTGAAAATGCTCCGGAGTTGGAAAACAGATTACATAAATTCTTTGAAGAAAAAAGGATGAACAAAGTAAATTTAAGAAAGGAATTTTTCAAAGTAACTATAGCTGAAATCAAGGAATTTCTTGAAAAAGAAGGAATTGAAGCAAAATGGACAATCCAGGCTGAAGCAGCAGAATATAGAGAAACATTAGCTATTGAAGAAGGCTTAAAGAAAGGAACATATACAAAAGATAGATTTGGACATTTTGTTCCTGTTAAACTCGAGGAGTACGAGAGGAATTGA
- a CDS encoding ABC transporter ATP-binding protein, with protein sequence MNLKFEKTKTILRIFSYLKPFFKQTIMVIFLMIIVMGINLINPYFFKIAIDKYIANNNLNGLIIVGVAVMFLNLLSLFISRMRIILMGKITNKIVVNIRHELYEHIQKLSFSFFDTKPVGKILARVVNDVNSLQQLFSNSITSLVPEFLTLVFVAIIMFSMNFKLALASMIILPFLLFGLFLIENISRKRWMNYRKNRSELNAFTHEDISGIRIIKSFTAENKTNKKFRFLTQKMMNSFVNAVKINDWFWAMVLVSWGIGSVVVFYLSTKMIDLNEITVGTVVAFIGYIGMFWRPIMNLSNFYNSLVTNISAAERIFEILDTKPLIVNSKNARIMPEIKGKVEFKNVYFSYDKEIILKDMSFKVNAGETIALVGPTGAGKTTVINLISRFYDPQKGKILIDGIDIKNVDLESLRSQMGIMLQDTFLFSDTIKENIRYGKLDATDEEIINVAKAVHAHEFIMKLEKGYDTKVNERGVRLSIGERQLISFARALLANPKILILDEATSNIDTHTEKLVQDGIKKLLKGRTSFVIAHRLSTIRNADRIFYIDNGKIIESGNHDELMSKKGFYYNLYLSQFKFLEIGA encoded by the coding sequence ATGAATTTAAAATTTGAAAAAACAAAAACTATTTTAAGAATATTTTCATACTTAAAACCGTTCTTTAAACAAACAATTATGGTTATTTTTCTTATGATTATAGTAATGGGTATTAATTTAATAAACCCCTATTTCTTTAAAATAGCTATAGATAAATACATTGCAAATAATAATCTCAACGGTTTAATAATAGTTGGAGTAGCTGTAATGTTTTTAAACCTGCTCTCACTTTTTATTTCAAGAATGCGCATTATATTAATGGGTAAAATTACAAATAAAATCGTTGTGAATATTAGACATGAATTATACGAACACATACAAAAACTTTCATTTTCCTTTTTTGATACTAAACCTGTAGGAAAAATTTTAGCACGTGTTGTGAATGATGTAAATTCACTTCAACAACTATTTTCTAATAGTATAACAAGTTTAGTACCTGAATTTTTAACTCTTGTTTTTGTAGCAATAATAATGTTTTCGATGAACTTTAAACTAGCCCTTGCATCAATGATAATATTGCCATTTCTGCTTTTTGGTTTATTTCTAATTGAAAACATTAGTAGAAAACGATGGATGAATTATAGAAAAAACCGTTCTGAATTAAATGCTTTTACACATGAAGATATATCAGGAATTAGAATTATTAAATCGTTTACTGCTGAAAATAAAACAAATAAAAAATTCAGATTTTTAACTCAAAAAATGATGAATTCATTTGTTAATGCTGTAAAAATAAATGATTGGTTCTGGGCAATGGTTTTGGTTTCCTGGGGAATTGGAAGTGTTGTTGTATTTTATTTAAGTACCAAAATGATAGATTTAAATGAAATAACCGTTGGAACTGTTGTAGCTTTTATTGGTTATATAGGTATGTTCTGGAGACCTATTATGAATTTAAGTAATTTTTATAACTCGCTTGTTACCAATATTTCAGCAGCAGAAAGAATATTTGAGATACTGGATACTAAACCACTTATTGTTAATTCAAAAAATGCCAGAATTATGCCTGAAATAAAGGGAAAAGTTGAATTTAAAAATGTATATTTTTCATACGATAAAGAAATTATATTAAAAGACATGTCTTTTAAAGTAAATGCAGGAGAAACTATAGCTCTAGTCGGACCAACCGGTGCAGGAAAAACAACTGTAATTAATTTAATTAGCAGATTTTACGATCCCCAAAAAGGTAAAATATTAATTGATGGAATAGATATTAAAAACGTGGATCTTGAATCTTTACGCTCTCAAATGGGAATTATGCTGCAGGATACATTTCTATTTTCAGATACTATAAAAGAAAATATTAGATATGGAAAATTGGATGCCACAGATGAAGAAATTATCAATGTTGCTAAAGCTGTTCATGCTCACGAATTTATTATGAAATTAGAAAAAGGTTATGATACAAAAGTTAACGAAAGAGGTGTAAGATTATCAATTGGAGAAAGACAATTAATCTCTTTTGCAAGAGCCTTACTCGCAAATCCAAAAATCTTAATTTTAGACGAAGCGACATCAAATATTGATACACACACAGAAAAATTAGTACAAGATGGGATTAAAAAATTATTAAAAGGTAGAACATCATTTGTTATTGCTCATAGACTATCCACAATTAGAAATGCCGATAGAATATTTTATATTGATAATGGAAAAATCATTGAATCCGGGAATCATGATGAACTAATGTCTAAAAAAGGATTTTATTACAATTTATATCTTTCACAATTTAAGTTTCTTGAAATAGGTGCATAA
- a CDS encoding IS3 family transposase (programmed frameshift), producing MSKNGKRYSAEFKEQIVKLHEMGKKVYDLSREYGISNVTIYKWIKESKPVIEGGISKKEYEKMQRELQQLRMENEILKKGYSHIRTKTTRQIVRFIEKYKKYYPVKTICKVLKFPRSTYYKAKNHKISNRAKFNEKLDKSILEIYIDSHKRYGAPKMHKVLEKKNIKVNIKTVQKRMRNLKIRSIVAKKFKNHKTKEKIKQLPNIINQDFETTSINQKWCGDITYIYIRGTGWTYLASVMDMHTNKIIGYSYSKKMNKELVITALKNACINVKETKGIIFHSDLGTQYTSKEFNDLLKQKGIQHSYSKKGTPYDNAKIESFHSIIKKEEIYVNNYKSFEEAKIKIFEYIESFYNRKRIHSSINYLTPQEKEDEALKLLEKSNIA from the exons ATGAGTAAGAACGGTAAAAGATATAGTGCCGAATTTAAAGAACAAATAGTGAAATTGCATGAAATGGGAAAAAAGGTATATGATTTAAGTCGCGAATATGGCATAAGCAATGTAACGATATATAAGTGGATAAAAGAATCCAAACCGGTAATAGAAGGTGGTATCAGCAAAAAAGAATATGAGAAAATGCAAAGGGAACTGCAGCAATTAAGAATGGAGAATGAAATATTAAAAAAAG GCTACAGCCATATTCGCACGAAAACAACAAGACAAATAGTAAGGTTCATAGAAAAATACAAAAAATATTACCCAGTAAAAACAATATGTAAAGTACTAAAATTTCCAAGGAGCACATATTACAAAGCGAAAAATCACAAAATAAGCAATAGAGCAAAATTTAATGAAAAACTTGATAAAAGTATATTGGAAATATATATAGATAGCCACAAACGCTATGGAGCTCCAAAGATGCATAAAGTGCTTGAAAAGAAAAATATAAAGGTAAATATAAAAACAGTACAAAAACGGATGAGAAATCTAAAAATTAGATCAATAGTAGCGAAGAAATTCAAAAATCATAAAACAAAAGAAAAAATAAAACAATTACCAAATATAATAAACCAGGATTTTGAAACGACATCAATAAATCAGAAATGGTGTGGAGATATAACCTATATATACATACGCGGAACAGGCTGGACATATTTAGCAAGTGTAATGGATATGCATACAAATAAAATAATAGGATATTCATATTCCAAAAAAATGAATAAAGAATTAGTAATAACAGCGCTGAAAAATGCCTGTATAAATGTAAAAGAAACAAAGGGAATAATATTTCATAGTGATTTAGGAACACAATATACAAGCAAAGAATTCAATGATTTACTAAAACAGAAAGGAATACAACATTCATACAGCAAAAAAGGAACACCATATGACAATGCAAAAATAGAATCATTTCATTCGATTATAAAAAAAGAAGAAATATACGTAAATAACTATAAAAGCTTTGAAGAAGCAAAAATAAAAATCTTTGAGTATATAGAATCATTCTACAACAGAAAAAGAATACACAGTTCAATAAATTATCTGACTCCACAGGAAAAAGAAGATGAAGCTCTAAAATTGTTAGAAAAAAGTAACATAGCTTAA
- a CDS encoding ABC transporter ATP-binding protein: MKSILKYVSQQKRFIIIASLCLIGGVSAELILPYLNKIVIDDIIVGGKRNLLFPVLSGIFFITIFRALMGYSQEFLFDFTGSQISKNIKNDLFKHIQKLPFTYFDKTNTGELMSRIGEDVDNIWNALGFGISIAVEFALYFILGSLVLFYLNWKLALISLISAPAIAYLATKLENEIGKAFDKISDQAAVINTTAQENISGVRLVKAFAREKYEIMKFLKLNNENYELNLEKSRIWGKYFPTIEFLGNGALILVVTVGGALVIKGNISIGTLVAFNGYMWMIVWPMRLIGWLSNIFSQANASAKKIEKILKEDTEDFKGIKIEKLNGEIEFKNVSFKYDNEYVLKNINFKIKPGKTLAIMGPTGCGKSTLISLLSRFYEIDEGEILIDGINIKDFSLNTLRKNISYVFQDTFLFSDTVKENIKYGKDNIDDKEIISACKEAQAYDFIMKLPEKFDTIIGERGLGLSGGQKQRLTIARALIKKAPIIIFDDATSALDMDTEYELLKSIYSKELQNTKIIIAHRISAVKNADEIIYLDNGEIIERGTHDELLNMKGRYYEIYAEQFKDFEDLIEDEVV; encoded by the coding sequence ATGAAAAGTATTTTAAAATATGTTTCTCAACAGAAAAGATTTATTATTATTGCATCTTTATGCCTAATTGGCGGAGTATCAGCAGAGCTGATACTCCCATACCTGAATAAAATTGTTATAGATGACATTATCGTTGGTGGGAAAAGAAACTTATTATTTCCTGTTTTATCCGGTATATTTTTTATAACTATCTTCAGAGCATTAATGGGGTATTCTCAGGAATTTTTATTTGATTTTACTGGTTCTCAGATAAGCAAAAATATCAAAAACGACCTTTTTAAACATATTCAAAAGTTACCTTTTACCTATTTTGATAAAACTAACACTGGAGAATTAATGTCCAGAATAGGAGAAGATGTAGATAATATCTGGAATGCTCTTGGTTTTGGAATAAGTATTGCTGTTGAGTTTGCATTATATTTTATTCTTGGAAGTCTTGTTTTATTTTATTTAAACTGGAAACTCGCTTTAATTAGTTTAATTTCAGCTCCTGCTATTGCATATCTTGCAACTAAATTAGAAAATGAAATAGGAAAAGCATTTGATAAGATAAGCGATCAGGCTGCTGTGATAAATACCACAGCTCAGGAAAATATTTCTGGCGTTCGTCTTGTTAAAGCCTTTGCAAGAGAAAAATATGAAATCATGAAATTTTTAAAATTAAATAACGAAAACTATGAATTAAATCTTGAAAAATCTCGAATATGGGGCAAATATTTTCCCACAATTGAATTTCTTGGCAATGGCGCTTTAATACTAGTTGTAACTGTAGGTGGAGCTTTAGTAATAAAAGGAAATATATCTATTGGTACTCTTGTTGCTTTCAACGGTTATATGTGGATGATTGTATGGCCAATGCGACTAATAGGATGGCTTTCCAATATTTTTTCTCAGGCAAATGCTTCAGCTAAAAAAATAGAAAAAATTTTAAAGGAAGATACGGAAGATTTTAAAGGAATAAAGATTGAAAAATTAAATGGTGAGATTGAATTTAAAAATGTAAGTTTTAAATATGATAATGAATACGTATTAAAAAATATAAATTTTAAGATTAAACCTGGAAAAACACTTGCAATAATGGGTCCAACTGGATGTGGAAAAAGTACATTAATAAGTTTATTATCCAGATTTTATGAAATCGATGAAGGTGAAATTTTAATTGACGGAATAAATATAAAAGATTTTTCTTTAAACACACTTAGAAAAAATATAAGCTATGTTTTCCAGGATACTTTTCTATTTTCAGATACAGTAAAAGAAAACATAAAATATGGAAAAGACAATATTGATGATAAAGAAATAATAAGCGCCTGTAAAGAAGCACAGGCTTATGATTTTATTATGAAATTACCAGAAAAATTTGACACAATTATTGGAGAAAGAGGGCTGGGATTATCGGGAGGCCAGAAACAAAGATTAACAATTGCAAGAGCGCTTATAAAAAAAGCTCCTATAATAATTTTTGATGATGCAACTTCAGCTCTTGATATGGATACAGAATATGAATTATTAAAAAGTATATATTCAAAAGAACTACAAAACACAAAAATTATTATTGCTCATCGAATCTCTGCTGTAAAAAATGCCGATGAAATAATTTATCTTGATAATGGCGAAATCATCGAAAGAGGAACACATGATGAATTATTAAATATGAAAGGAAGATATTATGAAATTTATGCTGAGCAATTTAAGGACTTTGAGGATTTAATTGAAGATGAGGTGGTATAA
- a CDS encoding STAS-like domain-containing protein: MLIKLFEMYNTDILGTRYEGEKLRIILKKYLENTKDIIYIDFNNINVVTHSFLDQAVGTLFSEYGPIVFKRIKFKNAQNSVKSIGKLIKIDRVRDFIFKPDKYAYKKVPLHILNHFKSNYHRI; encoded by the coding sequence ATGCTCATAAAACTTTTTGAAATGTATAACACTGATATTTTAGGGACAAGATATGAAGGAGAAAAGTTAAGAATAATTTTAAAAAAATATCTTGAAAATACAAAAGATATTATATACATAGATTTTAATAACATAAATGTTGTTACTCACAGTTTTTTAGATCAAGCCGTAGGAACGCTTTTTTCTGAGTATGGCCCTATAGTATTCAAAAGGATAAAATTTAAGAATGCACAAAATTCAGTAAAATCAATAGGCAAATTAATAAAAATAGATAGAGTTAGAGATTTTATTTTTAAGCCTGATAAATATGCTTATAAAAAAGTTCCACTTCATATTTTAAATCATTTTAAAAGTAATTATCATAGAATATAA
- a CDS encoding recombinase family protein, whose protein sequence is MKKAAAYARVSTKDQSKISIEGQFKTIENFAKQYGFKIVDYFSDKDSGKKMKREQLDILLENAYKGKYDVILVEKYDRFSRAGIDGQVIIQDLEKNYNVLVIAALEPFDVSTPQGRFTRTIILASYTLEGEMISQRTKMRMKDIASKKYWMGGNPPFGFDSYQIIDDEGKKRRKLKINEEQAKIVREIFELRLKNIGYSEIAKRLNERGIKNARGNLWRGSTILDMINNPLYAGIYIYGKGNKRSRKRSSELKDAVIIENFVEPIISREVFEEVNRKNGKLTNALTRHKYLLKGLIYTENGDRMVGAGGKTPSYVSSAWHSGKTRGYIGIAKSKIEREVFLHVKHRLLEFDFDDDEFWEEFAETLNYVKKLKMNIENEKVLALRKRLEEIEEQLINITNAIKAGIINDEIKKENELLTKEKNDIINQIKMADMHFDTETPERLKKKWREKIQALENYDEDKLIEIYNQLIERIIVYKDKFIEINFKQIE, encoded by the coding sequence ATGAAAAAGGCTGCAGCTTATGCAAGAGTTTCGACAAAAGATCAATCAAAAATATCAATTGAAGGGCAGTTTAAAACAATAGAAAATTTTGCAAAACAATATGGATTTAAAATTGTAGATTATTTTTCGGATAAAGACTCTGGAAAGAAAATGAAAAGAGAACAGTTAGACATTCTTTTAGAAAATGCATATAAAGGGAAATATGATGTAATTCTTGTTGAAAAGTACGATCGTTTTTCCAGAGCTGGTATTGATGGACAGGTTATAATTCAGGATTTAGAAAAGAATTACAATGTTCTTGTTATTGCTGCTTTAGAACCTTTCGATGTTTCAACGCCTCAAGGTCGTTTTACAAGAACTATAATTCTTGCTTCTTATACACTTGAAGGAGAAATGATTTCGCAAAGGACAAAAATGAGAATGAAAGATATTGCCTCAAAAAAATACTGGATGGGTGGGAATCCACCTTTTGGTTTTGATAGTTATCAAATTATTGACGATGAAGGGAAGAAAAGAAGAAAGCTAAAAATAAACGAAGAACAGGCTAAGATTGTAAGGGAAATTTTTGAATTAAGATTAAAAAATATTGGTTATTCTGAAATCGCCAAGCGTTTAAATGAACGAGGTATAAAAAATGCGCGTGGAAATCTATGGAGAGGATCAACGATTTTAGATATGATCAACAATCCATTATACGCTGGGATATATATTTATGGAAAAGGTAATAAGAGAAGTAGGAAAAGATCATCAGAATTGAAAGATGCAGTAATTATAGAAAATTTTGTTGAACCTATTATCAGCAGAGAAGTTTTTGAAGAAGTAAATAGAAAAAATGGGAAACTAACTAATGCATTAACAAGACATAAGTATCTTTTAAAAGGGTTAATATATACTGAAAACGGAGACAGAATGGTAGGAGCAGGAGGAAAAACTCCATCTTATGTTTCTTCCGCCTGGCATTCTGGAAAAACAAGAGGATATATAGGTATAGCCAAAAGCAAAATTGAACGTGAAGTATTTTTACACGTTAAGCATAGGTTATTGGAATTTGATTTTGACGATGATGAATTTTGGGAAGAATTTGCTGAAACACTTAATTATGTAAAAAAATTAAAAATGAATATTGAAAATGAAAAAGTTTTAGCTTTAAGAAAAAGATTAGAAGAGATTGAAGAACAACTGATAAATATTACAAATGCAATAAAAGCAGGAATAATTAATGATGAAATAAAAAAAGAAAATGAGTTGCTAACTAAAGAAAAAAATGATATCATAAACCAAATTAAAATGGCAGATATGCATTTTGATACGGAAACACCTGAAAGATTAAAGAAAAAATGGAGAGAAAAAATTCAAGCGTTAGAAAATTATGATGAAGATAAATTAATAGAAATTTATAATCAGCTAATTGAAAGGATTATCGTTTATAAAGATAAGTTTATTGAAATTAATTTTAAACAGATTGAATAA
- a CDS encoding TrpB-like pyridoxal phosphate-dependent enzyme, translating into MGKRERVYLSVEEMPKYWYNALADLPFELDPPLNPQTKEIMKPEELEAIFPKPIVEQEVTKERYIKIPDAVLEEYAIFRPTPLIRATNLEEYLETPARIYYKYEGVSPTGSHKTNTSIPQAYYNKISGVDTLVTETGAGQWGSALSYAGLKFGLNIEVYMVKTSFEQKPMRKHLINLFNGKVTPSPSLDTEFGKKMISMDEDNPGSLGIAISEALEVVFTKKNAKYALGSVLNHVLLHQSIIGLEIKKQLEKINESADVVIGCHGGGSNLGGTILPFVPEKLSNDNIKFLACEPKSCPSLTEGEYRYDNGDTAGLTPLMKMYTLGKEFIPPKIHAGGLRYHGSAPIIARLKHEGLLDAVAFSQDETFEAAKLFAKLEGIVPAPESSHAIAGAIKEAIEAKENKEEKVIVFTLSGHGLLDLTAYS; encoded by the coding sequence ATGGGTAAAAGAGAAAGAGTTTATTTGTCTGTTGAGGAGATGCCAAAATACTGGTATAATGCATTAGCTGATTTGCCATTTGAACTTGATCCACCTTTAAATCCACAAACTAAGGAAATAATGAAACCAGAAGAATTAGAGGCAATTTTTCCAAAACCAATTGTAGAGCAGGAAGTTACAAAGGAGAGATATATAAAGATTCCTGATGCAGTTTTAGAGGAATATGCAATTTTCAGGCCAACACCACTTATTAGAGCAACTAATCTTGAAGAATACCTTGAAACACCTGCAAGGATTTATTATAAATATGAAGGTGTTTCTCCAACCGGCAGTCATAAGACTAATACTTCTATTCCTCAGGCATATTATAATAAAATTTCTGGTGTTGATACTCTTGTCACTGAAACAGGTGCTGGACAATGGGGAAGCGCTTTATCTTATGCAGGTCTAAAATTTGGATTGAACATAGAGGTATATATGGTTAAGACAAGTTTTGAACAAAAGCCAATGAGGAAACATCTTATTAATCTTTTTAATGGTAAGGTTACTCCAAGTCCAAGTTTAGATACTGAATTTGGTAAAAAGATGATTTCAATGGATGAAGATAATCCAGGTAGTTTAGGAATAGCAATTAGTGAAGCATTGGAAGTTGTATTTACCAAAAAGAATGCAAAATATGCTCTCGGCAGTGTTTTAAATCATGTTTTATTGCATCAGAGTATAATAGGACTTGAAATTAAGAAACAGCTTGAAAAGATTAATGAAAGTGCTGATGTTGTTATAGGATGTCACGGTGGAGGTTCCAATCTTGGTGGAACAATTTTGCCGTTTGTTCCAGAAAAACTTTCTAATGATAATATTAAATTTCTTGCATGTGAGCCGAAGTCCTGTCCTTCTTTAACTGAAGGTGAGTATAGATACGATAATGGCGATACTGCAGGTTTAACTCCTTTAATGAAAATGTATACACTGGGAAAAGAATTTATTCCTCCTAAGATTCATGCAGGTGGATTACGTTATCACGGTTCTGCACCAATTATTGCAAGGTTAAAACATGAAGGGCTTTTAGATGCTGTAGCTTTTTCACAGGATGAAACTTTTGAAGCTGCAAAATTGTTTGCGAAATTAGAAGGTATTGTTCCAGCTCCTGAATCTTCCCATGCAATTGCTGGTGCAATTAAGGAAGCAATTGAAGCAAAAGAAAATAAAGAAGAGAAGGTTATTGTATTTACATTGTCCGGTCATGGGCTTCTTGATTTAACAGCGTATTCTTAA